Proteins encoded within one genomic window of Actinomycetes bacterium:
- a CDS encoding flippase-like domain-containing protein, protein MSTPRRLGWWLLNVVLPLVVLVLLAVFVWNRREQFQAIGEAPLLTVVLLALLTAAGFSINAAEFGILYRVLGAPVGALENQCVFVAGQLGNHIPGQVGTLYRFRYMKSVYGLTYTNGVAVYSVNLVLTALATGAIGLVGCLGLWLNEGTWSLVLTGALLALVVVALGAASISPTSKARQGRIGRLVTRFSSGWATASGDRKAAAAVVGLELLRFVLLAVRLKIAFAWVGIDESVMFFLIVGPVGSLATFVSFTPSGIGIRELVMAGATAALGRSLEDGLLASSVDRGINLLVVLLLGIPAAVATARWLHRAEAESTAETGSSAGEPSGSHQSLGSDLE, encoded by the coding sequence GTGAGCACACCTCGACGGCTGGGCTGGTGGCTACTGAACGTTGTGCTCCCGCTCGTCGTACTGGTGCTGCTGGCGGTGTTCGTGTGGAACCGACGTGAGCAGTTCCAGGCGATAGGGGAGGCTCCGCTGCTGACGGTCGTGCTGTTGGCACTCCTGACCGCGGCTGGGTTCAGCATCAATGCTGCCGAGTTCGGCATCCTGTACCGCGTCCTGGGCGCGCCAGTGGGTGCCCTGGAGAACCAGTGCGTATTCGTGGCGGGCCAGCTGGGCAACCACATCCCGGGTCAGGTCGGCACCCTCTACCGCTTCCGCTACATGAAGTCCGTCTACGGCCTGACATACACGAACGGCGTCGCCGTCTACAGCGTGAACCTGGTGCTGACGGCCCTTGCCACGGGTGCGATCGGGCTCGTCGGGTGCCTGGGATTGTGGCTGAACGAGGGAACCTGGTCCCTGGTTCTGACGGGAGCCCTGCTGGCGCTGGTTGTAGTTGCACTCGGAGCTGCCTCGATCTCGCCCACTTCCAAGGCGCGGCAGGGACGAATCGGAAGACTGGTGACCAGGTTCAGCTCTGGGTGGGCAACCGCGTCCGGTGACCGCAAGGCAGCCGCCGCCGTAGTCGGCCTCGAACTCCTCAGGTTCGTTCTTCTGGCCGTCCGCCTGAAGATCGCGTTCGCCTGGGTGGGAATCGACGAGTCGGTCATGTTCTTCCTCATCGTCGGCCCGGTCGGGTCCCTTGCGACCTTCGTATCTTTCACCCCGAGCGGCATCGGGATCCGCGAGCTGGTGATGGCTGGCGCCACCGCGGCCCTGGGTCGGTCGCTCGAGGACGGCCTGCTCGCTTCGTCGGTCGACCGGGGGATCAACCTCCTGGTCGTGCTCCTGCTCGGGATACCGGCTGCCGTTGCCACCGCTCGATGGCTGCACAGGGCCGAGGCTGAATCTACGGCGGAGACCGGATCCAGCGCTGGCGAGCCGTCTGGCTCACATCAGTCCCTCGGTTCGGACCTGGAGTAG
- a CDS encoding UDP-glucose/GDP-mannose dehydrogenase family protein, whose translation MSSKISVVGTGYVGLTTGACMSHLGHDVVCLDVDESKVELLSQGTVPILEEGLDRLVVEGLHVGKLRFTTNAADAVGGREFVFLCLPTPQADDGSADLTYVKQACADIAPSLAPGAIVINKSTVPVGTTVAVAEALGRDDVHVVSNPEFLRQGTAVHDFLNPDRIVIGADDREVALRVASLYLGLAAPWVVTDPPSAELIKYVANSFLAAKLSFVNAVAAVSEAVGADVEDVIAGVGHDRRIGHDFLQPGPGWGGSCLPKDTSALSRIAADAGYDFALLNAAIDVNLQQFERIVDKVEDLVGGPLGGRHIAAWGLTFKANTDDLRDSPALKILARLTARGAVVTAYDPGVKEGRGIMEGVTVVGDAFEATRDAEALVVLTEWGEFRRADLELLEKELARPNVVDARNMLDHDALRSRGFSVRSIGRR comes from the coding sequence ATGTCATCGAAGATTTCAGTAGTGGGCACCGGGTACGTGGGTCTCACCACCGGAGCGTGCATGTCGCACCTCGGCCACGACGTCGTGTGCCTCGATGTAGACGAGTCCAAGGTGGAGCTTCTCTCCCAAGGCACAGTCCCGATCCTCGAAGAGGGCCTCGACCGCCTCGTGGTCGAGGGGCTGCACGTCGGCAAGCTGCGCTTCACCACCAACGCAGCTGACGCCGTGGGTGGCCGCGAGTTCGTGTTCCTGTGCCTTCCCACCCCGCAGGCCGACGACGGCTCGGCCGACCTCACCTATGTGAAGCAGGCCTGTGCCGACATCGCCCCCTCGTTGGCTCCGGGCGCAATCGTGATCAACAAGTCGACGGTGCCGGTGGGCACCACGGTTGCCGTGGCTGAGGCGCTTGGGCGCGACGACGTGCACGTGGTCAGCAACCCGGAGTTCCTCCGCCAGGGCACCGCTGTTCACGACTTCCTCAACCCCGACCGCATCGTGATCGGCGCAGATGACCGCGAGGTCGCCCTGCGGGTCGCCTCGCTCTACCTGGGACTCGCAGCGCCGTGGGTGGTCACCGACCCGCCGTCCGCGGAGTTGATCAAGTACGTCGCCAACAGCTTCCTCGCCGCCAAGCTGAGCTTCGTCAACGCCGTCGCCGCCGTGTCGGAAGCCGTGGGCGCTGATGTGGAGGACGTGATCGCCGGTGTCGGCCACGACCGCCGCATCGGCCACGACTTCCTCCAACCCGGTCCCGGCTGGGGTGGCAGCTGCCTTCCCAAGGACACCTCGGCACTCTCCCGGATTGCCGCGGATGCCGGGTACGACTTCGCTCTCCTCAATGCCGCCATCGACGTCAACCTCCAGCAGTTCGAGCGCATCGTCGACAAGGTCGAGGACCTCGTCGGAGGCCCGCTCGGGGGGCGCCACATCGCGGCCTGGGGCCTCACGTTTAAGGCCAACACCGACGACCTGCGTGACTCGCCGGCACTCAAGATCCTCGCCCGCCTCACCGCCCGAGGTGCGGTGGTCACCGCCTACGACCCGGGCGTCAAGGAAGGCCGCGGGATCATGGAGGGCGTCACCGTTGTGGGTGACGCGTTCGAGGCCACACGGGATGCTGAGGCCCTGGTGGTGCTCACCGAATGGGGCGAGTTCCGCCGTGCCGACCTCGAACTGCTCGAAAAGGAGCTCGCCCGGCCCAACGTGGTAGATGCCCGCAACATGCTCGATCACGACGCGTTGCGCAGCCGCGGCTTCAGCGTGCGTTCCATCGGCCGCCGCTGA
- a CDS encoding flippase-like domain-containing protein: MNQAPHHDGRRGGLAKVVRVVGVALGVTAIAFLVATLVREWPEVSNALAGASPGGVFVAWLVAFAAMWGLAVLWSGTLHAYGAAPRMVDVSAWYFAGEMGKYLPGGIWPVVGRGELASRSGVTRSVAYGTTMLSLALMVLGGMLLCAVLAPFSLSGDDFPAALWLAYLALPLGLALLHPAVLGRVFDLLRRTTRGRVDLEPASWGRMVGLAAASVPSWLLVGLSSWLVARSLGYEAGLARTMLAATLAWVVGFAAVPVPAGAGIREIVFVATAGLGTTEATVVATVARFLFVLVDAVGGLAGLGWVRAKRILTDESP; the protein is encoded by the coding sequence ATGAACCAGGCCCCGCATCACGACGGTCGGCGCGGAGGCCTGGCAAAGGTGGTCCGCGTCGTGGGGGTCGCCCTCGGGGTGACCGCGATCGCCTTCCTCGTTGCCACGTTGGTGCGGGAGTGGCCCGAGGTTTCGAATGCGCTCGCCGGGGCGAGTCCAGGTGGCGTGTTCGTCGCCTGGCTGGTCGCTTTCGCCGCGATGTGGGGCCTCGCCGTGCTCTGGTCAGGAACGCTCCACGCGTACGGAGCCGCTCCGCGCATGGTCGACGTGAGCGCTTGGTACTTCGCGGGGGAGATGGGCAAGTACCTGCCCGGGGGCATCTGGCCGGTGGTCGGCCGGGGGGAGCTTGCCTCGCGATCAGGCGTGACCCGGTCGGTCGCCTACGGCACCACGATGCTGTCTCTCGCGCTGATGGTGCTCGGAGGCATGCTGCTCTGTGCCGTGCTGGCACCGTTCTCGCTGTCCGGCGACGACTTCCCCGCTGCGCTGTGGCTGGCGTACCTGGCACTGCCGCTGGGCCTGGCCCTGCTGCACCCGGCAGTCCTGGGGCGCGTGTTCGACCTCCTGCGCCGCACGACCCGCGGCAGGGTGGATCTCGAGCCGGCGAGCTGGGGCCGCATGGTTGGGCTCGCTGCGGCCTCGGTGCCCTCCTGGCTCCTGGTAGGTCTGTCGTCCTGGCTGGTGGCGCGCTCCCTCGGCTACGAGGCCGGGCTGGCGCGCACGATGCTGGCCGCCACCCTTGCCTGGGTCGTCGGCTTCGCCGCCGTGCCCGTGCCTGCCGGCGCCGGGATCCGCGAGATCGTGTTCGTGGCAACCGCCGGGCTCGGCACCACAGAGGCGACGGTGGTCGCGACCGTGGCCAGGTTCCTGTTCGTGCTGGTCGATGCCGTCGGCGGCCTGGCGGGTCTGGGATGGGTCCGCGCCAAGCGGATCCTCACCGACGAGTCGCCCTGA
- a CDS encoding FkbM family methyltransferase, protein MDHQDYLDWTYFGDGGLDKDEFERLQRLFSGVDVFVDVGASHGVYTYHALQHMRGGTIISVEADPERFGILEENARQWSKGSGIEVRCIMAAVSDHEDAGNGETMTFYTTGTQISGGLFPVEERSDEYEPIEVSIVTLDDIVPDEGRVLVKIDVEGGELRVLRGARKLIESGRASFFVELSWWGDRDRGTSVLSTLGFVRRSGLGIERRLRSDYLLTTEPDKTQRWMQQLKVLPPLLPRYVFGKVTPYSVRRKLIRRQNQKRLAKAPRNYSRSEPRD, encoded by the coding sequence TTGGATCATCAGGACTACCTGGACTGGACCTACTTCGGGGACGGAGGGCTGGACAAGGACGAGTTCGAACGCCTGCAGAGACTCTTCAGCGGTGTGGATGTGTTCGTCGACGTCGGTGCATCACACGGGGTCTACACATATCACGCACTGCAGCACATGCGCGGCGGCACGATCATCTCTGTCGAAGCCGATCCCGAACGCTTCGGGATCCTCGAGGAGAACGCCCGGCAGTGGTCGAAGGGTTCCGGTATCGAAGTCCGCTGCATCATGGCGGCGGTGTCCGACCACGAGGACGCCGGCAACGGCGAGACGATGACCTTCTACACGACTGGAACCCAGATATCCGGAGGCCTGTTTCCGGTCGAGGAGCGTTCTGACGAATACGAACCGATCGAAGTGTCCATAGTCACCCTCGATGACATCGTTCCGGACGAGGGCCGGGTTCTCGTCAAGATCGATGTCGAGGGCGGCGAGCTGAGGGTGCTTCGGGGCGCCAGAAAGCTGATCGAGTCCGGTCGGGCCAGCTTCTTCGTCGAGCTCTCCTGGTGGGGCGATCGTGACCGCGGGACCAGCGTGCTGTCCACGTTGGGATTCGTCCGGCGCTCGGGGCTCGGCATCGAGCGCAGATTGCGGTCGGACTACCTGCTGACCACCGAGCCCGACAAGACCCAGCGATGGATGCAGCAACTCAAGGTGCTTCCACCACTGCTGCCGCGTTACGTGTTCGGAAAGGTGACCCCTTACTCGGTGCGGCGGAAGTTGATCCGCAGACAGAACCAGAAGCGACTGGCCAAGGCACCGAGGAACTACTCCAGGTCCGAACCGAGGGACTGA
- a CDS encoding class I SAM-dependent methyltransferase gives MKTEPAWTGSIEHRYDPSTADFESADLTSAEGTPHRNVYDKYSTRNPVERRLMEGFFDALSASMRGLAPDRILEVGAGEGEVTTRVMARFPGVPVLCMDLPDDETAQHWQKRDLVGGFGDIHDLPFPDSSFDLVLAIEVLEHVDDPEKALAEMERVTRDTVVVSVPREPVWRAANMARGKYLRDLGNTPGHVNHWGSDAFRRMVARHLDVVWDAKPFPWTMVRATRR, from the coding sequence ATGAAGACGGAACCAGCTTGGACCGGCAGCATCGAGCACCGATACGATCCGTCAACTGCCGACTTCGAGAGCGCCGACTTGACCTCCGCCGAGGGCACCCCACACCGCAACGTCTACGACAAGTACTCGACGCGCAATCCCGTCGAGAGACGCCTCATGGAGGGGTTCTTCGACGCTCTGAGCGCCTCGATGCGGGGGCTGGCACCCGACCGGATCCTCGAGGTCGGAGCGGGCGAGGGCGAGGTGACGACCAGGGTCATGGCGCGCTTCCCCGGCGTTCCGGTTCTCTGCATGGACCTGCCCGACGATGAGACCGCCCAGCACTGGCAGAAGCGTGACCTGGTCGGCGGATTCGGCGACATCCACGACCTTCCGTTCCCCGATTCCAGCTTCGACCTCGTGCTCGCCATCGAAGTCCTCGAACACGTCGATGACCCCGAGAAGGCGCTGGCGGAGATGGAGAGGGTGACCCGGGACACCGTGGTGGTGTCGGTACCCCGCGAACCCGTGTGGCGGGCGGCCAACATGGCCCGGGGCAAGTACCTGCGGGACCTCGGGAACACGCCCGGACACGTCAACCACTGGGGCTCTGATGCCTTCAGGCGGATGGTGGCACGACACCTGGACGTCGTCTGGGATGCCAAGCCCTTCCCCTGGACGATGGTCAGGGCGACTCGTCGGTGA